One part of the Deltaproteobacteria bacterium genome encodes these proteins:
- a CDS encoding adenylate kinase produces the protein MGIILLGPPGAGKGTQAKKLTQAFAIPQISTGDMLRAAVKNGTALGKQAKAFMDAGGLVPDEVVIGIVKERLAEPDCGEGFILDGFPRTIPQAEALDGVTKELKKEIRFVLSLEVDQNDLMERLCGRRTCTGCGAMYHVKFNPPKAVGKCDKCGTALIQRDDDKEETIKNRLANYNKATAPLLDYYRNTGKIRSVMASGEIDAIYAEIVKILR, from the coding sequence ATGGGGATCATCCTTCTGGGCCCCCCCGGCGCGGGGAAGGGCACCCAGGCCAAGAAGTTGACCCAGGCGTTCGCCATCCCGCAGATCTCGACCGGGGACATGCTCCGGGCGGCGGTCAAGAACGGGACGGCGCTCGGCAAGCAGGCCAAGGCGTTCATGGACGCGGGCGGACTGGTCCCCGACGAGGTGGTCATCGGGATCGTCAAGGAGCGTCTCGCGGAGCCCGATTGCGGGGAAGGCTTCATTCTCGACGGATTTCCGCGAACGATCCCGCAGGCCGAGGCGCTCGACGGGGTGACGAAGGAACTGAAGAAGGAGATCCGCTTCGTCCTCTCGCTCGAAGTCGACCAGAACGACCTGATGGAGCGGCTGTGCGGACGCCGGACCTGCACCGGTTGCGGGGCGATGTACCACGTGAAGTTCAATCCTCCCAAGGCCGTGGGGAAGTGCGACAAGTGCGGAACGGCCCTGATCCAGCGGGACGACGACAAGGAAGAGACGATCAAGAACCGGTTGGCCAACTACAATAAGGCCACCGCTCCGCTGCTCGATTATTACAGGAACACGGGGAAAATCCGGTCCGTGATGGCATCCGGCGAGATCGACGCCATCTACGCCGAGATCGTGAAGATTCTTCGGTAG